From the genome of Astyanax mexicanus isolate ESR-SI-001 chromosome 3, AstMex3_surface, whole genome shotgun sequence:
ACTAGTCCAGAGGTAAAACCTGATTACAATGAAGCTAATTTACAATGTTAAAGCTAACAAATGCCCCTggatttataaaattatttttataaaaaggctgttttttgggttttgtttatttacagtaacattagtgtttgCTTTATGATTAGGCTTAGAGAAGTGCTATTACATATAGTCTGGGGATAAGAATGAAtcaatacagtatattattgtaTTTCATTGTATGAAAACACATACTATTGTATTGTGACTAGCATGTTACTTTGTGGCCATTGTGTTAGCTTATAGCTATTATATTAGCTTGGGGCTAACAGAGGAgctttagttttatatatatatatatatatgttgttagCTACGTGTATAATGTTCAAagaatatataaactaaaatttAGGCTTTGAAAGTGCTATTACATATAGGTTGGTAATAAGGATGgaacaatacagtatataatattgtatgaatATGCACATTTCCATATTGTgactagcatgttagcttgtgGCTATTGTGTTACACAGGAGTAGGGTAACAGCTTAGCAGTACCATAGGAGCTTTTGTTTTGAATACTGTAGGTTACTTCTATAATGTTTAATGTACAAAAAAGGAATTTcgtttttataaaaatgttattatctATAAATTGGTAATAAGGCTAAAACTATACAGTATATCATATTGTAAAAAACGCATACTAACATATTGTGACTAGGATATTAGCTTGGggctaaatataaaacaaaaatgtgtaacgaatttatttctgtatatactgtagtacATCAAATCACACCCTGGCTATTTACTCCCCTAGTAGTTACAGCAtgtgtaaagtaaaaataaatgtgtatttgtttgtgtgcgACTCACTGGAGATGAAGAACATGACGCCTGCAGCAAAGGAGCGGTTGAACCTCTCAAACACAGAAAACTGTGCAAAGGACAAGATGCCTGCCATGATGCCCCCGAAACATGCCATGCTCGACAGGATCATGAATGCCCGTGTGGCATTCCAGTATGCTGGACACATAGTGACAACCTTTTACaactttttataatttaaaatgtgtCTTGTGGTTGGTTGTTAAGGAAATCCTTAGCACAGTTTCACACAAATATAAAGATAGAAATTGtgaaaaaaacctttaaaaaaattttagggGGGTTCATGACTTTTATCCAACTATTATTACCGGTAATTATAAACAGCTTTAACAGCCAGATTGTATTAATTTGCAATGTACTTACTGAATAGTATTCTTTAGGATGTAATAGACATTACAACCATAATGGGATAAATCATAAGTAACCCCTCTtgcaaaactgtaaaaatatatatttttatatatctccaaaaatgtaaactttacaggaagagaaaaaaaaactgttaatgtaaaacgtaaatgtaaaatattcaatTTCAAGTAGTTTTCTATAGACCTATTCATCATAAAAGTTTTTGGgtaaaatctgttattttttgTACTACTGTTAGTGTTTTTTGTTAAGTGAATTTGACTTATATAAGAAATTCTACTAGGAAATCTAAAATAAAGCACATTCTAGtatttatattgtaaataaagaaaaacaaacagatttcTCATGATTTCTAAAATGggtaatacatgtttttttttgttgagggCTTATATATACACTGCATGTTCACACTTCTCACCAATGCTTGCAGTCTGCATGTAGCATTTGTTGGCCATGCAGTATCTCCAGAGGCCCTGATGGGCGTAACTGCCTGACAGCCGGTATTGCATCCAGTAGTCTGTTGCGGTGGACACCACTAACAGGATGTTGGCCACAAAGGCACAGAATAGACCGCCACCCATAAAGCTGTACATCCTGACAAAAACTGCAGCCGGCAGAGGGATACACACTgaacaatgaacaaaaaaaaatatgaatctaAACAAGTATAGATATATTAATGTCAGTTtgctatactattattattattattatttactttatttcatgtTTAATCCACTCAACAGGTGACAAGCAACATtgctaataattatttatttttggatcAGTTGGTTTGAGTCTGCTATTCAGTTTGCAATGTTTAAAAGATAAACCCatggaaaaaaatcaaaaaaggtgttttttaataaatcaaGCATATAAGGACATTTGTAAACATCATCTGTTACTTAAACAAAATATGATTAATACAAATTTATGGCTTGTTTTACTAAACTACAGTACACTATAACTTAGTAACTTCTAAAGGATGAACTCCTTAAACATGTAAAGTTTATACATGTAAAAActtaaaattgataaaaaaataagtaacctTTATGTTATACTCTAATAATATATTTCTTACCTTGTTTTCTCTGAAGTAAATCCCTCTTTATTTACGCTTTTGGAGtaaagagggagtgagagagtgaacgagagaaagagagaggtgttCAGATGCAGAGGAGAAATGGTCAGAGAGACTCCCTCGGCACAATTCCAAAAAAGTTACCCCCTGTTTCTGGTTTCTGTTGATGGAGGCAAAATCCTTTAAAGGCTACCCCTGCCCTCTAAACAAATGCACTTAGTGGACTAGGTTAGGGGCCCTGGTGTCTCTGCCATTTCAGTGTGTGGCTGTGGGCGCATATGGCACTGCAGGTTCTTCTTTTGTTTGTTAGGAGTGTGTCGGGTTCCATAGCTGTGCTTATTCAAAGGATTGCAGTGATGGAGCCGTCAAAGCAAAATGCTGAAGCGCATGCTTTCTTTGAATGAGGCctccctcacatacacacactttaaaatgcccctctctctcttttttctctctctcactgttatAACTGATGACTAAATGTGATCCACAAAGTTGTAATCTCATTCATATTCTCTATTACGTAAATTACAGGATTATTAAGTTGTTTTACATAGCTAAAActtgtgaaaataaaaaataactgcaGAATGTTTTAACATGGCTTTCCAACATAGACTAAAGTATCCATTTCCATAGTGGATGAGTGACAACCTtctttttgtaatataaaaaaacaacttgtaaaacaaatacaacatTACTGTGTTTAACCTGTACAAATgcggtaaaaaaaaaaccctttaactAGGTTTATTCAACTCAAataaatctttgaaaaaaaaaacatggctggTTTTAAGCGTTCTGTTGACAGAAAGGATTGTATACATTGAATATCACAATGTTTCCTCTTTTGCTATACTCTTCTTGTTCCCCTGCAGgcacataacagtattagacgttatcttgatgtaatttttttgtcatctgacatcATGATCAACATTCAACCTGATATTAACATTTGTTGACCTTGTTGGCCAGCTGGGGTTGTCTACATATAATCATATCTAGAACGGGTGTCAAATTGTATCCTCAGCAGGCCGCAGTGGCTGCAGATTTATGTTCTAAACATCCaacagcacacctgattccaatTTTCAGTCAGTCTTCATACAACTGATGACATGTGCTTCTGCTTAGCTGGATTGAAAACCTGAAGCCACATCGGGGCTTTCCAGACATGGTTTGAATCCCCTGTTCTAGAATGCTCTGTCTTTCTGATCAGGATGATTAAAaataatgtgtgagtgtgtgtgcagtgtgtgagagtgtggtttTGATATAAAGGACAGACCAACGTTCTTGTGACCTCTAAGGGCCCAGTTTGTAACTGTGACTTTCCCCAATCAGATAAAACACATGGAGGCCTGCTGACACTATAACAGGTAtattctttaattatttaatatgatGATTAGGAGGCTTTTTCACAAAACCGTAATGACCAAAACATTAGTTCTTTCGGTGAATCAACACATTTATCacattattatgcaaataatatttgtTGTACAacccttattattattaaacccaaaACTTTGTATCATTATTTTGGAGATCTATTACAGAAATATTTCTCCTCAAGGTTTAGAGATCACATCTAAATGTCAAACTACCACAATATGTTAATTTGTCTTAAATTAACCAAATATCCCATGGTGGAGTGTTTGGCGTCATCTAGTGGTGAATGTTTGCTATATCACTTTTTTATAATGCACATATCCTGTCCCGCACAACTGTGAttgttttatgtttaatagtgaaatagtgaaaaatcaccagaatattgatatACTGCTATTGAAACATACAGGTCGATCAATTCATATTATTTAACAATTCAAAAATAATATGACAGAACATGTAAATTTAGCCAAACTAGTAAGTACACTAAGCAATCCAactgatttaataaaaaacagcCTTTTGAGACTGTAATAAGGAATATCTTTGAGGCAGGTTGCATATGAAGAAtgggtttattaagggtttaaaAATCTCAGGGGagggaagataaaaaaaaaacaggaaagaaTATTAAATAAGTGTTTTACAGACAAAAAACTTAAGTCCTGTTTATAAAGAAAGTGCagtgaaataaaacatcaaagaaatgtaaaatgtctaTAGTTCTCCATCACCTTATGTGTTCTGGGACTTATACACAtaatttcatatgctttttattCCACAACATGAcaaattaatttagtttattacatTGAAAGGCAAGACTGATttctacaaaaacaaaaaaaaccatcCCAAACCACATGCAAACAAAAGTGTTACATGTATGGTGTAAAGGttgtataatatttataatttcaGCACTGTCATCGCAATCTGTGTAAGTGCAATAGTCATGTCACAGGAAGTTGCAATGTACACATAGGGCAGAATAAACCACACATCATGAATTTTGCTGCTTGATGAAAAGGTAAATCTGCATTGTTCTCACAACCTCCAGAGGCTGTCCAACTCACTTATTTAAGTTTGATCTTTGGTACCCATGGGGCATTAAGAATATCATAACATGTTGAATCATTACCTTTTAGAGAaatctggtatatatatatatatgtatatatatatatatacatatatatatatatatatatatatatatatacgtatatatatatatatatatatatatatatatacgtatatatatatatatatatgtatatatatatatatatatatatatatatatatatatatatatatatatataaaaacttgcCTATTTTGATATCGCAACATATTGCAGaataacaaaatattgcaatgccatttttttcagtaatgctCAGCCCAACATGGCAAATTCTTTCTACATATATAATACAGATAGAAAGATACAGATAAGATTATAAATGCAGATTATAGCTATATATCATTGCCTTGTTTGTTGTACCTAATAAAAACAATTGTTTCAAAATATCTTACACCACCAAAAGTACTAATAATTACTGGGCCAgattttaactctgaatctaataacacatatttaactatttaaaacatgtactggtcaatctcaggcagctttacttaattttttacaaggtttttaagATGAAGATGCTTAAAAAACTCATGTGGcatttaaaagcatgtttaaaagcaagttcactattttattattttctctcaagaaagtctttatgtTAAAGAAAAGTTTGACTGCATGCtcaaataactgatatttatgacaaaaagaaATCACTCTTGTTTTTAGATGGGATAGTGTTTTACGGTAAGGAATGAGTAAAAACCCaaagacacaactaaaatgtgtattttaacttaactaaaaaatattgttaaggcatagatgggatttggataCACACAATTGTTTATCTCTTAAGGatcttaataattatatttcatggttatGTTTGGTTCAAGTTTATAGAtaaagtggggacaggtaacaaatgttttttgtttatgtagtttttatttgttttttaatgacaTCGAACTTTTCAATTAGGTCAATGTTCAAgacatgcttaataataaaatgtattttaaagttattttgtgtgcacatgttATTTCCTGAGGACAGAAATGCCACCGACTCGGTGAAATGGCCCCTAAACAGTAGTAATATTCGCTGTGGCTAAGTTTAAAAGCTCTGTACAGGTAAAGTTAGTTAACGTTAAAGGTTAATACACTGTTTAACACTAGAGTGTATGACTGTCTACAGTAGTTAGCATGTGAGTAGATTTATGAACGACGTCTATATTTCGTCATTTTGAGTATTTCTGTGCGGCTGGCTCGGTCTGAGAGAACTTCAAACTCTACATTATTAGCTAAGCTACTGAATTTAAGTGTAGGTCAGCTCGTCTTCATGAAATTAGGTTACAAAAGGAGTCTCTAATCTATAGCTCTTGCCTACGCTCTCTAGAGTACTGAAGCCTGATTTCCACCCTGGCTGCGTCCGCTGGTATTCATACGCAACTCcgggtctattttttttttttaaacgtttgaAGCTTAAATTACTTTTTACGATTATCACTTAAACACTCAGATAAATTAACATATAAAGGACCTAGATAGTATAAATATTCTTCATTATGTTTCTGACAGCAGCACACTGTAGAGGAAGAAGCCATAGCAGCAGGCAGTCATGACCGTGTCATGTGGTCTGACCGAAATCCCGGATTGGATCTTCTCGGTCACCTGAGAGAAGAACTAGCTCATCATTATTCGTAATTCCTAAAGCGTTGTAGAGAGGGGCTCCAAAATCGTGTTTATGCATTAACAGGATTATTTTACACAGTTCAGACTCCTCCTGTGTTTAAATACTGTaagaaaatacagaaactatATCTAACCCAGATATAGTAACACTAGATTAACTACCCTTCACCGACAGTCTTCCAAATCGGTACAAATGATAAgcaaaacaaacatgaactgtaaaaaaaaataataatcccaGACATGCATCGGGTTCAGCAcgttttaataatgaaatatacaacaaattttaaataagtaaacaaacgcACCACAAGCATACGCACAGCCTACACACTCCATTCCATATCTTATCAGCGGCATCCACTGTGTGTGAACAGGCTGCTTGTTTCAGGCGTGCGGATGGATACATTCAGCGAAAATGCGCTGAATAAGGCGACGTCGAAATAAACAAAGAATCCGAAGCTGGAAATTCACGAGCGCTTCTGTAACTCACGAACAACATTACAGGCGACGCCAACAAAGCGTTATCTCGTAGTTCAAACGCAAAAATCTACTCAAAAAGTGTTTTGACTGGCTTGACTCGCAGTCCTCGATAAGGGAGTAATTCGGCGGCAGCAGCGCCGCTCGCACAGCGCCAGAGAGCAGAGCGTGGAGGAGAAGAGCGAGCGACCTCCGTCTCCACAGCGGTCTCCATTTTAACTCCTCGCCCAGCCTGCGCCTCACGTGTCCTGGACTGTCTTTCTCACATGACCCGCGTGTTTGTCCCCGTGATCAGCACTTCCATCTCCGTATTTCAGTGTCGCTGAATATCACGTTTTAAATCGCTTACCTTCATGGATATGCTCGAACAGAGCCTGGACGCGCCGACGAGGTGAGAGCTCGTCCCGCGCGGCTCCTCGCTGCTTAATGGCTCCCGGGCCTGGGACAACACcaccatcttcttcttctttttcttttactctgttTAGCGGGAATTCGCACACACTTCACAACAACTTTATTCTCACTGATACTGTTTGGTTAGCTAAGCAACTTTGGAGCCTCACTTATTTCAgtctttatatatttaaacagacGGCGGGGTCtcagtgtgtgtctctctgctCGGGCAGCTGAAACACTTTTTAGTGCTAGTTAACTAACCCAGCTGCTTTATTTTCCGCTGTGTTTCATTGATCGTGTTTTAGTTATATCTCAGACTTTTCTCAGAGCTTCTCACTGCCAGAGAGAAGCGGGATGCTACTCAGACACTCCTGCACTGCGggttatgtatgtatttttactGGTTAACTGTGCGGTCAATTTTGTAGCTACTCTTAAACCAGCGGAGTGAAGCAGTAGAAGGGGTGCAAATTCTGAGCATCTGGCTAGCTACTgagtagaggtgggtaacccaggtccagaaagtttaAACCCattccagggttttgtaccaactgcctgatCAGCCTTAGCTGCAGCAGATCCGCCCAGGCAGTTgatacaaaaccctgggatggatttttactttgttACCCACCTCTACAAGTACCGAGTTAGCAAGCTAACTAGCTTACATATAGCTAACAACTGTTTAAGTCTGTGTATTTCTGCTAGCTTTAAATAGCTAACGCTTTGAATGCGTAAAAAAGTTAGTTAATTTTGTTCCAGGcccatatttacaaaaaaaattaacctaAAAGATTAGTCACTTATTTTGTTCATCGTTAGTTAGCTAGCCGttgctaactaagctaagctaactgtgGCAAAATAACCGAAACGGTTCGACTCAGGTCGACCGACAGTTTGTGTACAGTGTACAGGGGCGTTCACTGATTATTGACCCTGGAGGGGAAAAACAACAATTAGCCAGTTAACCTAACGTT
Proteins encoded in this window:
- the lim2.4 gene encoding lens intrinsic membrane protein 2.4, whose protein sequence is MYSFMGGGLFCAFVANILLVVSTATDYWMQYRLSGSYAHQGLWRYCMANKCYMQTASIAYWNATRAFMILSSMACFGGIMAGILSFAQFSVFERFNRSFAAGVMFFISTFFVMVAMAIYTGVTLSFLGKRFGDWRFSWSYILGWVAMLMTFFAGIFYMCAHRMYESRRVVGPR